From Lolium perenne isolate Kyuss_39 chromosome 5, Kyuss_2.0, whole genome shotgun sequence, a single genomic window includes:
- the LOC127300050 gene encoding uncharacterized protein isoform X2: protein MPPRRRRTVAGIDQDDLLDPEALADPDSSFYEINGVRVHHKVCAHDDDDGGDQSYSGSAVARAQIGLPIVLLHGFGASVFSWSRVTRPLARIAGAKVLAFDRPAFGLTSRAGWSGDDTKPLNPYSMAFSVMATLAFIDQLGTGKAILVGHSAGCSVAVEAYFEAPERVAALVLVAPAIFAPARKGEPNNGVGEQQGPEKKDSDDSNVPSNPFARIWRGFLGIFMWLAGLILKAAMAVQDMVSALSRKVLVAFLRSSLAATMVRLVMDKFGITGVRNAWYDPSKVTDHVIQGYTKPLRSRGWEKALLEHTISMITDTPKSKVPVSKRLSEISCPVLVVTGDTDRLVPASNAERLARAIPGATFEVIKNCGHLPQEERAEEFLSVVERFLQGAFGTPVEQMFQPAV from the exons atgccgccgcgccgccgccggaccGTGGCCGGCATCGACCAGGACGACCTCCTCGACCCGGAAGCGCTCGCCGACCCGGACAGCAGCTTCTACGAGATCAACGGCGTCAGGGTCCACCACAAGGTCTGCgcccacgacgacgacgacggcggcgaccagTCCTACTCGGGCTCCGCCGTCGCGAGGGCTCAGATCGGGCTGCCCATAGTGCTGCTGCACGGCTTCGGCGCGTCCGTGTTCTCCTGGAGCCGCGTCACGCGGCCGCTCGCCCGCATCGCGGGCGCCAAGGTCCTCGCCTTCGACAGGCCGGCGTTTGGCCTGACTTCCCGGGCTGGCTGGTCCGGCGATGACACCAAGCCTCTCAACCCCTACTCCATGGCCTTCTCGGTCATGGCCACACTGGCATTCATAGACCAACTCGGCACCGGGAAGGCCATCCTTGTCGG GCACTCAGCTGGTTGCTCTGTCGCTGTGGAAGCATACTTCGAGGCGCCGGAGCGGGTGGCAGCGCTCGTGCTGGTTGCACCGGCAATTTTCGCGCCGGCGAGGAAGGGCGAGCCGAACAACGGCGTAGGGGAGCAGCAAGGGCCGGAGAAGAAAGATTCTGATGATAGCAATGTACCATCAAATCCATTTGCTAGGATCTGGAGAGGATTTCTTGGCATCTTTATGTGGCTTGCAGGGCTTATTCTGAAGGCGGCAATGGCTGTGCAGGATATGGTCAGTGCTTTGTCTCGTAAAGTTCTTGTCGCTTTTCTCCGATCTTCACTAGCGGCGACTATG gtgagactggtcatggataaaTTCGGCATAACGGGTGTCCGTAATGCATGGTATGACCCAAGCAAAGTAACTGACCATGTTATTCAAGGCTACACCAAG CCACTAAGATCCAGGGGCTGGGAGAAGGCTCTGTTGGAGCACACTATATCCATGATCACAGATACACCCAAGTCAAAAGTGCCAGTCTCAAAGAGGCTCTCTGAAATCTCATGCCCAG TGCTAGTGGTGACTGGTGACACCGACCGCCTTGTTCCAGCTTCAAATGCTGAACGCTTAGCACGCGCCATTCCTGGTGCGACATTTGAGGTGATCAAGAATTGCGGGCACTTGCCTCAGGAGGAACGAGCTGAAGAATTTCTTTCAGTCGTCGAACGGTTCCTTCAGGGAGCTTTTGGAACTCCAGTTGAGCAAATGTTCCAACCAGCTGTGTGA
- the LOC127300054 gene encoding BTB/POZ domain-containing protein At3g08570, which yields MGLAGDNAGFPFSAKLSAAPSPRFCNPMSRRIFSDVAGDITVLVDGQSFLLHKFPLVSRCGRIRRMVADSKDPDLSKLELVNVPGGALAFELAAKFCYGSNFEITTVNVAHLRCIAEYLEMTEDYQDENLIVRTEMYLNDLVVKNLEKSLEVLCACDGLDPMVEEVGFVDRCVDAIAMNASKEQLVSGLAHLECDAGSGKLRMHCQDWWVEDLSALRIDYYQRVIAAMRRSGVRPESIGTSIVHYAQTALKCIERRHVWDSGPLVGDNQRVIVETLINLMATEKITAVTLLFLFGMLRMAIEVDAGLDYRIEVEKRIGLHLEMASLDDLLIPSMQTSDSMFDVDTVHRILVNFLQRIEEDDSGDSSPCGYESDGLKSPSHSSVLKVGRLMDGYLAEIAPDPYLKLQKFMTLIELLPDYARIVDDGLYRAIDIYLKAHPSLTESECKKLCKLIDCQKLSQDASSHAAQNDRLPMQMVVRVLYFEQLRLKSSFSGGHGHSGGGEYCSFSQRITMPMSGSGVPSSCVSPRAAGAADSYASLRRENRELKLEVSRMRVRLTELEREQGMMKQGMRDGRPGEHGRAFLASISRGIGRMAMFGPSGERRKKSSRATASSQCSEGKSRRRKKTSVTYA from the exons ATGGGGCTGGCCGGCGACAACGCCGGGTTCCCTTTCTCCGCCAAGCTCTCCGCCGCCCCCTCGCCGCGCTTCTGCAACCCTATGAGCAGGAG GATATTTTCAGATGTTGCTGGGGATATAACGGTGTTGGTGGATGGCCAATCCTTTCTACTCCATAAG TTTCCTTtagtctctcggtgcggaagaatACGAAGAATGGTAGCTGACTCCAAGGATCCAGATCTCTCAAAACTGGAGCTTGTAAATGTACCAGGGGGAGCATTAGCATTTGAACTTGCTGCCAAGTTCTGTTATGGGAGTAACTTTGAGATAACTACAGTCAATGTAGCTCATCTCCGGTGCATTGCAGAATATTTGGAAATGACAGAAGACTATCAAGACGAGAACCTCATCGTTCGGACAGAAATGTATCTGAATGATCTTGTAGTGAAGAACCTTGAGAAATCCTTGGAAGTTCTTTGTGCGTGCGATGGCTTGGATCCAATGGTGGAGGAAGTTGGATTTGTCGATAGGTGTGTAGATGCAATTGCGATGAATGCAAGCAAGGAGCAGCTGGTTTCAGGCCTGGCTCACTTGGAATGTGATGCGGGATCCGGGAAGTTGCGGATGCACTGCCAGGACTGGTGGGTTGAGGATCTTTCTGCTCTAAGAATCGACTACTATCAGCGAGTTATCGCTGCGATGAGGAGAAGTGGGGTGAGGCCAGAGAGCATTGGCACTTCCATCGTGCACTATGCGCAAACGGCTCTGAAATGCATCGAAAGGCGGCACGTGTGGGATTCTGGTCCACTTGTTGGAGACAACCAAAGAGTGATTGTGGAGACTCTCATCAACTTGATGGCAACTGAGAAGATCACAGCTGTtacccttttgttcttgttcggcATGCTGAGAATGGCAATAGAGGTTGACGCAGGACTAGATTACAGGATTGAGGTCGAGAAAAGGATCGGCCTCCATCTCGAGATGGCATCGCTTGATGATCTTCTCATCCCGTCGATGCAAACGAGTGACTCCATGTTCGACGTCGACACTGTCCATCGCATATTGGTGAACTTCTTGCAAAGGATTGAGGAGGATGATTCGGGAGACTCGTCACCCTGCGGATACGAGTCCGATGGGCTCAAGTCTCCGAGCCACAGCTCGGTGCTGAAGGTCGGAAGACTAATGGATGGTTATCTTGCAGAAATAGCACCAGATCCTTACCTGAAACTGCAGAAGTTCATGACTCTCATCGAATTGTTGCCGGATTATGCTCGTATTGTTGACGACGGACTGTACCGAGCCATCGACATATACCTAAAG GCACACCCATCTCTGACGGAGTCAGAGTGCAAGAAGCTATGCAAGCTGATCGACTGCCAGAAGCTGTCGCAGGACGCGTCGAGCCACGCTGCGCAGAACGACCGTCTCCCGATGCAGATGGTGGTGCGCGTGCTCTACTTCGAGCAGCTCCGCCTCAAATCGTCCTTCTCCGGTGGGCACGGCCACTCCGGCGGCGGCGAATACTGCTCCTTCTCCCAGCGGATCACGATGCCGATGAGCGGCAGCGGCGTGCCGAGCTCGTGCGTGTCGCCGCGCGCCGCGGGCGCGGCGGACAGCTACGCGTCGCTGCGGCGGGAGAACCGGGAGCTGAAGCTGGAGGTGTCGCGGATGCGGGTGCGGCTGACGGAGCTGGAGAGGGAGCAGGGGATGATGAAGCAGGGGATGCGGGACGGCCGCCCCGGGGAGCACGGCCGCGCGTTCCTGGCGTCGATATCGAGGGGGATCGGGCGGATGGCCATGTTCGGCCCGTCcggggagaggaggaagaagagctcGCGGGCGACGGCGAGCTCGCAGTGCTCGGAAGGGAAGagccggaggaggaagaagacgtcgGTGACATACGCCTAG
- the LOC127300053 gene encoding uncharacterized protein → MGFLACVCLLQLLFLGSSPAAAAQQPPTPPARALDATLQDYAYRALARRPRTGIVYNGTVPADLAGVAVSALRLRSGSLRRRGFPNYFQFALPAGAVARPRVERAVLVYSDLGNLSDRYYPLPPGYAYLAPVLGLLAYDAANLSAVALPELSLVASTTPILVSFGSVRALPSGGPAPRCVWFDLDGAPQFRDPEASGNVCAAYRGGHFSIAVNSTVVAPPAPAPASPAAIAPLVPGTGGRATGNSQAWKIAGTVVGSAAALGLLASALLCLVRYKRVRKLEVMERNSEVGETLRMAQVGRAQAPVALWTRTQPVIESEYAA, encoded by the coding sequence ATGGGTTTCTTGGCATGCGTCTGCCTCCTCCAGCTGCTGTTCTTGGGCtcatctccggcggcggcggcgcagcagcCGCCGACGCCGCCGGCGAGGGCCCTGGACGCAACGCTGCAGGACTACGCCTACCGGGCCCTCGCGCGGCGGCCGCGCACCGGCATTGTCTACAACGGCACCGTCCCCGCAGACCTCGCCGGCGTCGCGGTGTCCGCGCTCCGCCTGCGCAGCGGCAGCCTCCGGAGGAGAGGCTTCCCCAACTACTTCCAGTTCGCCCTGCCCGCGGGCGCCGTCGCGCGGCCGCGCGTGGAGCGGGCGGTGCTCGTGTACAGCGACCTGGGCAACCTGTCGGACCGCTACTACCCGCTCCCGCCCGGGTACGCCTACCTCGCGCCGGTGCTCGGGCTGCTCGCCTACGACGCTGCCAACCTCTCGGCCGTGGCGCTCCCCGAGCTGAGCCTCGTCGCCTCGACAACCCCAATCCTCGTCAGTTTCGGCAGTGTCCGGGCGTTGCCGTCAGGCGGTCCGGCGCCGCGGTGCGTGTGGTTCGATCTGGACGGCGCGCCGCAGTTCCGGGATCCGGAGGCAAGCGGCAACGTCTGCGCGGCGTACCGCGGAGGGCACTTCTCGATCGCGGTGAACTCTACTGTGGTCgctcctcctgctcctgctccagcGTCACCGGCCGCGATTGCGCCGCTGGTACCGGGCACTGGAGGCCGTGCTACGGGCAACTCGCAGGCCTGGAAGATTGCCGGCACCGTGGTCGGGAGCGCCGCCGCGTTGGGGCTGTTGGCTTCTGCTCTCCTGTGCCTGGTGAGGTACAAGAGGGTCAGGAAGCTGGAGGTGATGGAGCGGAATTCTGAGGTTGGGGAGACGCTGCGCATGGCGCAGGTTGGGCGGGCGCAAGCACCTGTGGCGCTGTGGACTCGGACTCAACCGGTGATCGAGAGCGAGTATGCTGCATAG
- the LOC127300050 gene encoding uncharacterized protein isoform X1, giving the protein MRMLLPLRPPPPAVANHLPAVQSRPPPLLRSRRAAGPPPPSAAAAAAAEFPAGPVPGAGAQMPPRRRRTVAGIDQDDLLDPEALADPDSSFYEINGVRVHHKVCAHDDDDGGDQSYSGSAVARAQIGLPIVLLHGFGASVFSWSRVTRPLARIAGAKVLAFDRPAFGLTSRAGWSGDDTKPLNPYSMAFSVMATLAFIDQLGTGKAILVGHSAGCSVAVEAYFEAPERVAALVLVAPAIFAPARKGEPNNGVGEQQGPEKKDSDDSNVPSNPFARIWRGFLGIFMWLAGLILKAAMAVQDMVSALSRKVLVAFLRSSLAATMVRLVMDKFGITGVRNAWYDPSKVTDHVIQGYTKPLRSRGWEKALLEHTISMITDTPKSKVPVSKRLSEISCPVLVVTGDTDRLVPASNAERLARAIPGATFEVIKNCGHLPQEERAEEFLSVVERFLQGAFGTPVEQMFQPAV; this is encoded by the exons ATGCGGATGCTCCTCCCCCTCCGGCCCCCGCCGCCCGCCGTCGCAAACCATCTCCCCGCCGTGCAGAGCCGTCCTCCTCCGCTGCTCCGCTCTCGCCGCGCGGCCGGTCCTCCCccgccgtccgccgccgccgccgccgccgccgagttcCCTGCTG GACCGGTTCCGGGCGCTGGAGCGCagatgccgccgcgccgccgccggaccGTGGCCGGCATCGACCAGGACGACCTCCTCGACCCGGAAGCGCTCGCCGACCCGGACAGCAGCTTCTACGAGATCAACGGCGTCAGGGTCCACCACAAGGTCTGCgcccacgacgacgacgacggcggcgaccagTCCTACTCGGGCTCCGCCGTCGCGAGGGCTCAGATCGGGCTGCCCATAGTGCTGCTGCACGGCTTCGGCGCGTCCGTGTTCTCCTGGAGCCGCGTCACGCGGCCGCTCGCCCGCATCGCGGGCGCCAAGGTCCTCGCCTTCGACAGGCCGGCGTTTGGCCTGACTTCCCGGGCTGGCTGGTCCGGCGATGACACCAAGCCTCTCAACCCCTACTCCATGGCCTTCTCGGTCATGGCCACACTGGCATTCATAGACCAACTCGGCACCGGGAAGGCCATCCTTGTCGG GCACTCAGCTGGTTGCTCTGTCGCTGTGGAAGCATACTTCGAGGCGCCGGAGCGGGTGGCAGCGCTCGTGCTGGTTGCACCGGCAATTTTCGCGCCGGCGAGGAAGGGCGAGCCGAACAACGGCGTAGGGGAGCAGCAAGGGCCGGAGAAGAAAGATTCTGATGATAGCAATGTACCATCAAATCCATTTGCTAGGATCTGGAGAGGATTTCTTGGCATCTTTATGTGGCTTGCAGGGCTTATTCTGAAGGCGGCAATGGCTGTGCAGGATATGGTCAGTGCTTTGTCTCGTAAAGTTCTTGTCGCTTTTCTCCGATCTTCACTAGCGGCGACTATG gtgagactggtcatggataaaTTCGGCATAACGGGTGTCCGTAATGCATGGTATGACCCAAGCAAAGTAACTGACCATGTTATTCAAGGCTACACCAAG CCACTAAGATCCAGGGGCTGGGAGAAGGCTCTGTTGGAGCACACTATATCCATGATCACAGATACACCCAAGTCAAAAGTGCCAGTCTCAAAGAGGCTCTCTGAAATCTCATGCCCAG TGCTAGTGGTGACTGGTGACACCGACCGCCTTGTTCCAGCTTCAAATGCTGAACGCTTAGCACGCGCCATTCCTGGTGCGACATTTGAGGTGATCAAGAATTGCGGGCACTTGCCTCAGGAGGAACGAGCTGAAGAATTTCTTTCAGTCGTCGAACGGTTCCTTCAGGGAGCTTTTGGAACTCCAGTTGAGCAAATGTTCCAACCAGCTGTGTGA
- the LOC127300051 gene encoding GCN5-related N-acetyltransferase 3, chloroplastic, translating into MAAGVSRLPPRLTTLAVYSSSPTPNPFSPNNRRVARARPRLPPISISMDPALADPAHVQALMLACAHSCAIRLSAPPAGPEPVDIRKLRTALAHSFLVVSVFCGARFLELEDGDGADERRFLGLDLDLDLGFGRRGEQRLVGFGRAVSDVGLTASVHDVVVHPSLQRRGIGRKILEKITRVLHSRGIYDISVLCTGKERPFFESCGFDNDAMGSTTMMYTKSIQK; encoded by the exons ATGGCCGCCGGCGTGAGCAGGCTGCCGCCGCGTCTCACCACGCTCGCGGTCTACTCCTCCTCGCCGACGCCGAACCCCTTCAGCCCCAACAACAGGCGCGTCGCCAGGGCCAGGCCCAGGCTCCCGCCGATCTCCATCTCCATGGACCCGGCCCTCGCCGACCCGGCCCACGTCCAGGCCCTCATGCTCGCCTGCGCGCACTCCTGCGCCATCCGCCTGTCCGCGCCGCCGGCGGGGCCGGAACCCGTCGACATCCGCAAGCTCCGCACCGCGCTCGCGCACAGCTTCCTGGTCGTGTCCGTCTTCTGCGGCGCCCGGTTCCTGGAGCTGGAGGACGGCGACGGAGCGGACGAGCGGCGGTTCCTGGGCCTGGACCTGGACCTGGACCTCGGTTTCGGGCGGCGCGGGGAGCAGCGGCTCGTCGGGTTCGGACGGGCCGTCTCCGACGTGGGGCTCACCGCGTCCGTCCATGACGTCGTG GTTCATCCATCACTTCAGAGGAGAGGAATTGGCAGAAAAATACTTGAGAAAATTACGAG GGTACTCCATAGCAGAGGAATCTATGACATTTCCGTGTTATGTACAGGAAAGGAGAG GCCATTTTTTGAATCATGTGGATTTGATAATGATGCAATGGGTTCCACCACGATGATGTACACTAAAAGCATCCAGAAATAG